A window of the Gemmatimonadaceae bacterium genome harbors these coding sequences:
- a CDS encoding glycosyltransferase, translating into MTPRVTVLVPSYRRPASLARCLASLAAQTRLPDEVVVGVRAGDVETMRVAETAGATGLPVRIAATSEAGVVASMQCALDLASGDIIALTDDDTRPFATWIDGLLAHFHTAPDVGGVGGRDWQPHERWDEARVGIVQWFGRVIGNHHLGVGPARGVDVLKGANCAFRTPLLRAVGFDRRLLGDGAQMYWELGVCLPLRRAGWRLIYDPAVAVDHDVAPRSGDDHLHRGQFAEAPLRDAVHNETVEMLEGRRSASRAVYLMWALLVGTREGPGLVQLVRRLLTGESTAWARWRAAAAGRLAGAETARRMPRALNVPRPPLP; encoded by the coding sequence GTGACGCCACGAGTCACCGTGCTGGTGCCGAGCTACCGGCGGCCGGCGTCGCTCGCGCGCTGCCTGGCGTCGCTGGCGGCGCAGACGCGCCTGCCCGACGAAGTCGTCGTTGGCGTGCGCGCCGGCGATGTGGAGACCATGCGTGTTGCCGAGACCGCGGGCGCGACGGGGCTTCCCGTGCGCATTGCCGCGACGAGCGAGGCGGGCGTCGTCGCGTCAATGCAGTGTGCGCTGGACCTCGCGAGCGGCGACATCATTGCGCTGACCGACGATGACACGCGACCGTTCGCGACCTGGATCGACGGACTGCTCGCGCACTTCCACACGGCGCCCGACGTGGGCGGCGTCGGCGGGCGGGACTGGCAGCCGCACGAACGGTGGGACGAAGCGCGCGTTGGCATCGTGCAATGGTTTGGGCGCGTGATCGGCAATCACCACCTCGGCGTCGGACCGGCGCGGGGGGTGGATGTCCTGAAGGGAGCCAACTGCGCGTTTCGCACCCCGCTGCTTCGTGCCGTCGGGTTCGACCGCCGACTGCTCGGCGACGGCGCGCAGATGTACTGGGAACTGGGCGTTTGCCTGCCGCTGCGCCGCGCGGGATGGCGGTTGATCTACGACCCGGCGGTGGCGGTGGACCACGACGTGGCCCCGCGGAGCGGGGACGATCACCTGCATCGCGGGCAGTTCGCCGAGGCGCCGCTGCGGGACGCGGTGCACAACGAGACGGTGGAGATGCTCGAGGGGCGACGCTCCGCATCGCGCGCGGTCTACCTGATGTGGGCGCTGCTCGTCGGGACGCGCGAAGGACCGGGGCTGGTGCAATTGGTGCGGCGCCTGCTGACGGGCGAGTCCACGGCGTGGGCGCGTTGGCGCGCGGCCGCGGCCGGCCGGTTGGCGGGAGCGGAGACCGCCCGCCGGATGCCGCGCGCACTCAACGTGCCTCGGCCGCCGCTGCCATGA
- the asnB gene encoding asparagine synthase (glutamine-hydrolyzing), which produces MCAICGLVRPGAAQERPRVEAANAQMVHRGPDDGGVWTGAGICLGARRLAIQDLSAAGHQPMASDDARFVIVFNGEIYNFARLRAALDPGTVYRGHSDTEVLLHAVRRWGFDETVRRAHGQFAIAVWDSERQILRAARDRAGKKPFFYAHDGATFAFASTLNALRELVPRHPVVDPRAIDAYLTYQAVPAPMSVWQGMQALPPAHTLTFDAASGTCRLDRYWDVSYATKVRMDEGEVLEEVERIARRAVADRLVADRTVGVFLSGGVDSSLITALAAQSGTTPIEAVSVGFDDPVFDERPFARRVAQHLGVRLHERLLRPDVVNDLPGILWHYGQPLADVSIVPSHDLSRVARDIMVVALNGDGGDELFGGYTRPIVARAASLYRRLVPPSMRRLLPAAFPRRESGLRKHAWQLAQAGRAGPAESFTYDRGFRDYRAAAYAPALLDAVHGFDPDAMYRAVWDRADGTDDVDRALYGDFCTYFPDQLLAKADVASMAHSLEARSPLLDTEMIEFAATIPSAMRLRGWETKHLLKRLAARFVPPDVLYRRKRGFVMPAARWMRGPLAPYVRATLDSPSFHDRGWVRPEFTRRLLVEHLRGEHDWGEQLFTLLVLELWARLALDGSLQRGDSLDALRSGGGARGLPPARLRTVQVGMEWFDEKPGGLNRVFGELMRHLPDVGVDVRGLVTGSAGVSVQTAGRVLGVASPTAALPTRLRRLRRAALEMLQDEPDTIVVSHFALYAWPLLGLLRDSRRRFVVHFHGPWAQEATAEEIRGIAPRLKASVERAVYRRADACIVLSSAFGRILHNSFGVPWEKIHVIPGGVDCDRFAIAMSPTECRAALGWPADRRIVLAVRRLTRRMGLGQLVAAAGRLRERVPDVLVLIAGRGPLEEELQTQIQRAGLEEHCRLAGFVSEDDLPRAYRAADVTIVPSVALEGYGLIVPESLAAGTPALVTPVGGLPEAVEGLSPGLVLADASAAAMAQGLADALTGVTSLPSAEACRAYARRRNDWPVVAAQVRRVYEELRAP; this is translated from the coding sequence ATGTGCGCCATCTGCGGCCTGGTGCGACCGGGCGCGGCGCAGGAGCGCCCGCGCGTCGAGGCGGCGAACGCGCAGATGGTGCACCGCGGTCCCGATGACGGCGGGGTGTGGACAGGCGCCGGGATCTGCCTGGGCGCACGCCGGCTGGCGATCCAGGATCTCTCCGCCGCCGGCCATCAGCCGATGGCGAGCGACGACGCCCGGTTCGTCATCGTCTTCAATGGCGAGATCTACAACTTCGCGCGCCTGCGCGCGGCGCTGGATCCCGGCACGGTCTATCGCGGCCACTCCGACACCGAAGTGCTGCTGCACGCGGTGCGGCGGTGGGGATTCGACGAAACGGTGCGGCGCGCGCACGGGCAATTCGCCATCGCGGTGTGGGACAGCGAACGCCAGATCCTCCGCGCGGCGCGCGACCGCGCCGGCAAGAAGCCGTTCTTCTACGCGCACGACGGCGCGACGTTCGCCTTTGCGTCCACGCTGAACGCGTTGCGGGAGCTGGTGCCGCGCCATCCGGTGGTGGATCCGCGCGCCATCGACGCCTACCTCACCTACCAGGCGGTGCCGGCGCCGATGTCGGTGTGGCAGGGCATGCAGGCGCTGCCGCCGGCGCACACGCTCACCTTCGATGCCGCGAGCGGGACGTGCCGGCTGGACCGCTACTGGGACGTGTCGTACGCGACGAAAGTGCGGATGGACGAAGGCGAGGTGCTTGAAGAAGTGGAGCGCATCGCGCGTCGCGCGGTGGCCGACCGCCTGGTGGCGGACCGCACCGTGGGCGTCTTCCTGTCGGGGGGCGTGGATTCGTCGCTGATCACGGCCCTGGCCGCACAATCCGGGACGACCCCCATCGAAGCGGTTTCCGTGGGCTTCGATGACCCGGTCTTCGACGAGCGGCCGTTCGCCCGGCGCGTCGCGCAGCACCTCGGCGTGCGCCTGCACGAACGACTGCTTCGCCCCGACGTGGTCAACGACCTGCCCGGCATTCTCTGGCACTACGGGCAGCCGCTCGCCGACGTGTCCATCGTGCCCAGTCATGACCTGTCGCGCGTGGCGCGCGACATCATGGTGGTGGCACTCAACGGCGATGGCGGTGACGAGTTGTTCGGCGGGTACACACGTCCCATCGTGGCGCGTGCCGCCAGCTTGTATCGGCGTCTCGTGCCGCCGTCCATGCGACGGCTCCTTCCCGCGGCATTCCCGCGGCGCGAGTCGGGACTGCGGAAACACGCCTGGCAGCTGGCACAGGCGGGGCGCGCGGGGCCGGCGGAGTCGTTTACCTACGACCGCGGATTCCGCGACTACCGCGCGGCGGCATACGCCCCGGCGCTGCTCGACGCCGTGCACGGGTTCGACCCGGACGCGATGTACCGGGCCGTCTGGGATCGTGCCGACGGCACCGATGACGTGGACCGCGCGCTCTACGGCGACTTCTGCACCTACTTCCCTGACCAGCTCCTCGCCAAGGCGGACGTCGCCTCGATGGCGCACTCCCTCGAGGCACGGTCGCCGCTGCTCGACACGGAGATGATCGAGTTCGCGGCCACGATTCCCTCGGCGATGCGCCTCCGCGGGTGGGAGACCAAGCATCTGCTCAAGCGGCTCGCCGCGCGCTTCGTGCCGCCGGACGTGCTGTATCGGCGCAAGCGGGGCTTCGTGATGCCCGCGGCCCGCTGGATGCGCGGCCCGCTGGCACCGTACGTGCGCGCCACGCTCGACAGCCCGTCGTTCCACGATCGCGGCTGGGTGCGCCCCGAGTTCACGCGACGGCTCCTCGTGGAGCACCTGCGCGGCGAGCACGACTGGGGCGAGCAGCTCTTTACGCTGCTGGTCCTTGAACTTTGGGCGCGGCTGGCGCTAGATGGCTCGTTGCAGCGCGGCGATTCGCTCGATGCGCTGCGTTCGGGCGGTGGCGCGCGCGGCCTGCCGCCGGCGCGGCTGCGCACGGTGCAGGTTGGCATGGAGTGGTTTGACGAAAAGCCGGGCGGATTGAACCGGGTCTTCGGTGAACTGATGCGCCACCTGCCGGATGTCGGCGTGGACGTGCGCGGCCTCGTCACGGGGTCGGCGGGCGTCAGCGTGCAGACAGCGGGGCGTGTGCTGGGTGTCGCATCGCCCACTGCCGCGCTTCCCACGCGACTGCGCCGGTTGCGGCGAGCGGCGCTCGAGATGCTGCAGGACGAGCCGGACACGATCGTGGTGTCGCACTTCGCTCTCTATGCGTGGCCGCTGCTGGGCCTGCTGCGGGATTCCCGCCGTCGCTTCGTCGTTCACTTCCACGGGCCCTGGGCCCAGGAGGCAACGGCCGAGGAGATCCGCGGCATCGCGCCGCGCCTGAAGGCGAGCGTCGAGCGCGCGGTTTACCGCCGCGCCGACGCCTGCATCGTGCTCTCCAGCGCCTTCGGACGCATCCTCCACAATTCGTTCGGCGTCCCGTGGGAGAAGATTCACGTTATTCCGGGCGGTGTGGACTGCGACCGGTTCGCCATCGCCATGTCGCCCACCGAGTGCCGTGCCGCGCTCGGCTGGCCGGCGGATCGCCGCATCGTGCTCGCCGTGCGCCGCCTCACGCGCCGCATGGGGCTCGGGCAGCTGGTGGCGGCCGCCGGGCGGCTGCGCGAACGCGTGCCCGACGTGCTGGTGCTGATCGCGGGGCGCGGACCGCTCGAGGAGGAGTTGCAGACCCAGATTCAGCGCGCCGGGCTCGAGGAGCATTGCCGGCTGGCCGGCTTCGTCAGCGAAGACGACCTGCCGCGCGCGTATCGTGCGGCGGACGTGACCATCGTGCCGTCGGTGGCGCTCGAGGGGTACGGCCTCATCGTCCCCGAGTCGCTGGCGGCGGGAACGCCCGCGCTCGTCACGCCAGTCGGTGGACTTCCCGAGGCCGTGGAAGGGCTGTCGCCGGGTCTCGTCCTGGCCGATGCCTCGGCGGCGGCGATGGCGCAGGGACTTGCCGATGCTCTGACTGGTGTCACGTCGTTGCCAAGCGCCGAGGCGTGCCGCGCGTATGCGCGACGGCGCAACGACTGGCCCGTGGTGGCGGCGCAGGTACGGCGGGTGTACGAGGAGCTGCGGGCACCATGA
- a CDS encoding glycosyltransferase family 4 protein encodes MTFSLAFIAHQVHRRGGQERAAAEVLTRIARRVRVTIIASECELPAARVTWRRIAPAPRPLAVGSFLFARAARVEERRAGCTITNCIGASAFDADVITAQYCHAAFTARFGGLRGGSTLGRAWQRAAQQVFVQQERRSYGARRLRRVIAVSHGTARELQEFYGVPAAKIAVVPNGVDHAVFRPAADAAAKRALRASLGISPDAFVALFCGGDWERKGLRDAIDAVAGVPDALLCIVGRGDETAMRAHAARCGAADRVHFAGLSTTPERWYAAADVMLHPSRYEAFSLVTLEGAAAGLPIITHAINGTEELIASGVNGFLVPFGGEALREPLLALRDDAARRATMSAAAVERSRRYAWDRVAAEYFDVLAEAAS; translated from the coding sequence ATGACCTTCTCCCTCGCGTTCATCGCGCATCAGGTGCATCGACGCGGCGGGCAGGAGCGCGCCGCGGCGGAGGTGCTCACGCGCATCGCGCGTCGCGTGCGTGTCACGATCATCGCGTCGGAGTGCGAGCTGCCCGCGGCACGCGTCACGTGGCGGCGAATCGCGCCGGCGCCGCGGCCGCTGGCGGTGGGGTCGTTCCTGTTTGCGCGCGCCGCGCGCGTCGAGGAACGGCGCGCCGGCTGCACGATCACGAACTGCATCGGCGCCTCGGCCTTCGATGCCGACGTCATCACCGCGCAGTACTGCCACGCGGCGTTCACGGCACGGTTCGGCGGGCTGCGCGGCGGGAGCACGCTCGGACGCGCCTGGCAGCGTGCCGCGCAGCAGGTCTTCGTGCAGCAGGAGCGGCGGAGTTATGGTGCGCGACGCCTGCGGCGCGTGATCGCGGTCTCGCACGGCACCGCCCGCGAACTGCAGGAGTTCTACGGCGTGCCGGCGGCGAAGATTGCCGTGGTCCCCAACGGCGTGGACCACGCCGTCTTCCGCCCCGCGGCGGACGCCGCGGCCAAACGCGCCCTGCGCGCGTCGCTGGGCATCAGTCCCGATGCGTTCGTGGCGCTGTTCTGCGGCGGCGATTGGGAGCGCAAGGGACTGCGCGACGCGATCGACGCCGTGGCCGGCGTGCCCGACGCGCTCCTCTGCATCGTCGGGCGCGGTGACGAGACGGCGATGCGCGCGCATGCGGCGCGGTGCGGCGCCGCCGACCGGGTGCATTTCGCCGGCCTGTCGACGACGCCGGAGCGCTGGTATGCCGCGGCCGACGTGATGTTGCATCCCTCGCGCTACGAGGCATTCTCCCTCGTGACGCTCGAGGGCGCCGCCGCGGGCCTGCCGATAATCACGCACGCCATCAATGGCACCGAAGAGCTGATTGCCTCGGGGGTCAACGGCTTCCTGGTGCCGTTCGGGGGCGAGGCGCTGCGCGAGCCGCTCCTGGCGTTGCGCGATGACGCCGCGCGCCGCGCGACGATGTCCGCGGCGGCCGTCGAGCGCTCGCGGCGCTACGCGTGGGACCGCGTGGCCGCCGAGTACTTCGACGTGCTGGCGGAGGCCGCGTCGTGA